The window TATTTTTAAATTTAGCCTATTGAGTGAGTTTCGTTTCGATGAGCAATTATTGAATTTCGCTGAAGAAACTGAATACTATCTGAGAGTTTTTTTTATTAAAAAACCTAATTATGCGGCTTGCGATAATTTTTTATTTTTTTATAGACATCATCAAGATACGAATACATCAACTACCAAAAACTCTATTATTAAGCATGGTTCTCGTTTATATATTTTAGATAAATTGTATGAATTTATTGAAAACAACCAACTGTTTGAAAGTAGACTCTACGCTTTTTTCATTAAAGTTTATACTATAGATTCTTATAATAAGGAGATGTTACTTAAAATTAATAAATCTTTAATAACTACATCACATGAAAATCATATAAGCTTTGTTAAAATAAAAAAATTTCAATTTCTGATTTGGTTTCATAGATTTTATCGAAAAGTGTTTTTTAAAATATCTTTCTTATGCGAGAAGGGGTAAATCCACAAAAGAATAAAACGTGCATGAATAAGCGATTTTTTAATCGGATTATTATTCCTGTTTATATACCTGATGAGCCCGATCAATATCACGAGGAATCTGATAAAATTTTTGAAATTTGTTTGAATAGCCTTCGTAAAACTATAAATCTAGAAAAGACAGCGATTACAGTAATTAACAATGGTCGATCATCAAGAGTTAAAAGCATAGTCTTTAATAACCATGATATTATAGATAAGTACGTGGAATATACTTTCAACAAAGGTAAAGTTTATCCCATACTAAATGAAGCCAGATCATGTTATGAGCCCTATATTACAATTTGTGATGCGGATGTAGCTTTCTTTGAAGGTTGGGAAAATGCTGTTTTCGATATCTTTAAAAAGTTTAAAAAAGCTGGTGTAGTCGCTCCTCTTCCGTGTCAAGGATTAGCCCTAAATAATAATAGCACCTTGTTTTTTGACAATTATTTTTTAGGGAAAGTAAAGTACGGTAAAATTGTTAGTAAACTCGACAGTGAATTGTATATCAAAGGCTTAGGCAACTCCGCAGTCTACGAGAGAAATAATCGGGATTTTGATTGGATTCAGAAACAATATTTTTTAGAAAAGGATATTGTAGCTATTGTTGGATCAGGACATTTTGTGGCGACTTATAAGTCCAGTATATTTAAAGGAGATTATAGTTTCCCGAAAAAAGTATTTGAAAATGGATATGAGGATGAATTTATCGATAAGCTTGCCGACATAAACGGTTTTTATAGATTGTCAACACGTAAATCATATGCATTTCATATGGGTAATAAAGTAGATGACTACATTAATACGATAAAACAATCTCTAGATTCTTCTATTGAAATAAACGAATTTGAAATCGAATTCTCTACTTTCCAAAACACTAGAAATAAAACTTACTTTCTCAGAAACTTTGTTTTTAAGGGAATAAGGAAATTTTTCAATCTTTAAGATTTAATATTAATTATATGTTTATAACACAGAGATTGAAAGAGGTAATATATCGTAGATACGACATCACATTTTCGAGAACAGGAGATGATATACAACTTTTAAAACTTGTTAACTTTGCACAACCTGGTACATATGTAGATGTTGGATGTTGGCACCCTATAAAGGCATCAAATACTTATAGATTCTATGCTAGAGGTTGGAAGGGTATATGTATTGATGCGAACCCTTTAATCAAGACAACTTTTAATAAATACAGACCAAACGACAATTTTGTAAATTGCTTAATCGGTTCAGAGTCTTCTGTTGATATGGAGTATTTTTTGTTGGAGGAAGAATTTAGCTCAATGAATACCTTAGATTACCAATTTTTGTTGGATCATGGAATTCAGGATAAAATAAAGACAATCCTAAAGCTTCCAGTTTTATCTCTTAAATCAGTTCTTGATCAACACCTGACAACATCCGATAAGCTAGCATTTTTTGATGTAGACGTAGAGGGATACGATTTAGAGGTTTTAAAGTCCAATGACTGGCTAAAATATAGGCCAAAAGTTGTTATGGTAGAATCAAACCTTAACATTGAAGAAGATTTGAAAAGTGAAGTTTATAGTTTTATGAAAAGCGTTGGATATCGATATATTGCTAAATCAGTGGTAAATAGAAGTTTAGAAAACACGTTTTTTATAGATGATAATTAATTGAATTTATTTTTTAGTTAATCAGCGCATTTTAACTTCTTGATACCACTTAAATTTTATGTTTAAAAGAATCTTGATTCTTGCTGAGACTATAGACTCCAACTCAAGCAGTGCAGGAAAGGCAAACCATGCAATGATACAATCCTTACATGCTGCCGGTTTTAAAATTAAGATATATCACTTCTCCCACGATCAAATTTATATAGATCAAATCGAAGTAACTCTAATAAAAGAAATTAAAAGTGACCTTAACTATTGGCTAAGTCGTTCGCAGCGAGTATTACAACGACTTTCAAAAAGGAATTTTTCAAAACAGTTAGAGAACTTATTCGGCTTTTCCTTTACTTTCAAAAATGACGCGTTTAGCATGGCAAGAGCTCTTGAAAAGGAAAGTATAACTGACTTTGATTTGCTCTTAACTTTAAGCAAAGGGGCTAGTTATAGAACACACGCAGCTCTTCTTAAGCTACCTCAATGGCATAACAAGTGGCTTGCTTACATTCACGATCCATATCCATTTCATTGGTATCCTAACCCGTATAACTGGATCGAGGCTGGGTATAAGTTTAAAGAAGCTTTTTTCGTTCAAGTTATAAAAAAGGCCCAATATCTTGGCTATCCATCACAAAATCTCGCCACATGGATGAGTGCTTTTAATGATCAGTTCGCCCATAAAGCCGTGATTTTACCTCATCAGGCTGATGCAACCGATTTTGACATCAATAATTTACCAGAATTTTTTAATGTCCAAGATTTTAATGTTCTTCATGCTGGTAACCTAATGACCACGCGCGATCCACAGCCGCTCATACTGGCATGGAAAGAATTTATACTAGAAAACCCAAACGCTAAGAAAAATGCACGTCTCACGATCGTAGGCCACTCCCAGCATTTTAGAACTCAATTAGAACTTGCTGCGGCTCAAGATGAGTCAATCATTATACAGCCTTTTTATATGGATTATAAGGTGGTGCGTGCTATGGAATCTTTTGCTTCTGTAAATATAATTTTGGAAGCTGTTGCCAAAGAAAGTCCTTTCCTACCTGGTAAATTCCCGGGACTTGTGATAGCAAATGCACCTATACTGCACTTGGGACCATCTAACAGCGAAACAAGAAGGCTATTGGGAAAGAATTACCTCTATGCGGCCGAAGCCGATGATGTTCAATATATCAAAGAACTATTGAATAATTTATTTAACAAATGGCAGGCCTGTGATAAGGTTCTTTTGCTGGATCGCGCTGACCTAGATGAATATGTGTCGCCAATTTTTTTAAAGCAGCAGATTCAAAAGTTAAACTAGGATGAAAAAGATAAGCCTTCTCATTGCTACAAAAAACCGAAAGGAATCTCTGGCCTATACTTTGGAGAAGTGTTCATTTTTAGTTCAAGATCCAGAAGTTGAATGTATAATTTGTGATGACGGATCTAGTGATGGAACCTCCCAATTCTTGCAGCAGCATTATCCTCATATCACAATCTTAAGACATGAGACCAGTAATGGGATACATAGCTGTCGCAATAGCATGTTTGAAAAAGTGAGCACTCCATTTGCTATAACTGTAGATGATGATATTCATTTCTTGAAAAAGATTAAAATAGAAGAAATATTAGAATTCTTTCAAGACCATCAGGATGCGGCAGTAATGGCGTTTCGGATTTTTTGGGGTATTGAAGCTCCTCATATTATTGAACATCAGGATGTGATAGAACGCGTTCGATCATTCGGTGCAGGTGCTCACGCGATGAGAATGAGCGATTGGAAAAAAATACGTATGCTGCCTGAATGGTTTGAATTTTATGGAGAAGAAGATTTAATGGCGCTGGAGTTATTTAAACAAGAAAGGTATATTTATTACTACCCTGACATAGGAGTTCACCATCGTGTAGATCTTAAAACGCGCAAACTAGATAGACAGGACTATTATACCAGATTACGTAAAGGAATACGTTCTGGATGGTACTTGTATGCGATGTATTACCCAGTGAGAAAAGGCCTATTAAAAATCGCATATTCTCTATATTCCAAGCTGAAGAATTTTGTGTTTCATGGTGATCTAAAAATGGCTCAAACTCTATTTTACGTAATTAAAGATTTTACCCTTCATATTTTTTCGTATAAAAATGAATCTAGGTTAACATCTAAAGAATTAAAATTATACGAAAAGTTACCAGAGGCAAAAATCTATTGGTTACCCAAAGATCAAAATTCATGAAAACCCTAACCATCATCCCAGCACGAGGCGGTTCTAAACGACTGCCAGGAAAGAATCTCATGGAATTGGGAAGTCAAACGCTGCTGGAACATAGCATCGCTTTCGCGAAAGCGAACTCCTCCTACATGGATGCAATAGTTGTCTCTACTGATGATGAAGCCATAGCAAAAGTTGCCGAAAGTCATGGTGTTGCTGTGGTGATGCGACCAGCTGTGTTGGCTAGCGATACGAGCACTACGGTAGAAGCCTTGAAACACGTATTGGAGCAACCCGATTATCCAGAAGTGGAAACCCTTATTTTATTACAACCCACTAATCCGCTGAGACCATCGAGCCTATTGGAAGACGCAATGGAGACTTGGAACTCGCACCCTTTAGATACGCTATTCACTTGTAGCAGGATGACCCACAAATTTGGTTCTATTAAAAACAACCAATTTCATCCTGAAAATTATAGGTACGGTCAACGCTCTCAAGATCTAAAGCCCTTGTTTTATGAGAATGGGTTGTTATATATCTGTTCTGCCAAAAGTATTAAGAAGGGAATTATGATCGATGAAAACCATTATGCGATGGTAGTTGACCATGAATATGCCAGTATTGATATAGACAATCAGGCAGATCTTGATTATGCTCGTTATATTTGGCAACGAGATAATTCCTAGAGAGTTCCCATGTCCCAAAATCCCATATTTCAGATTGCCCAAAGAAAAGTAGGGACAAATTATGCTCCTTTGGTTATTGCAGAAATAGGGATCAACCACAACGGATCTCTTAAAATCGCCAAGGAAATGGTGGATGCCGCTGCCCGTGCTGGCGTGGAAGTAGTAAAGCACCAAACCCATATCGTTGAAGACGAGATGTCTGGCGCCGCAAAAAAGGTAATTCCCGGCAATGCTGATATTTCCATTTATGAAATCATGGAGGCTTGTTCCCTTAATGAGGAAGACGAGATTGCCCTAAAGGATTATGTGGAAGAAAAGGGAATGCTTTTTATCTCTACTCCTTTTTCACGTGCCGCTGCTGACCGTTTAGAGTGTATGAATGTGGTGGCCTATAAAATAGGGAGCGGCGAGTGTAATAACTACCCGCTGCTGGAGCATATTGCTAGCTTTGGTAAACCTGTTATTTTAAGTACAGGAATGAATACCATAGAAAGTGTTTCAAAAGCGGTAGCCATTTTTGATAAACATCAAGTTCCCGTAGCGGTGCTGCATACCACAAACCTATATCCTACACCACCGCACCTGGTACGACTAGGAGCCATGCAGGAACTCCACCAGGCGTTTCCCGATAAGGTATTTGGCCTTTCAGACCATACCTTGGGTAATATTGCGTGTCTGGGTGCGGTAGCCCATGGTGCATCTATTTTGGAACGACATTTTACAGATCATATGCAACGCACAGGACCAGATATAGTTTGTTCCATGGATGAACAAGCCTGCGCAGATTTGATACAGCAAAGTGCTCTTATGGCACAGATGCGAGGTGGTCATAAAGGTCCAGCAGCAGAGGAACAAGTGACTATCGACTTTGCCTTTGCTACCGTTTGCACGATTGCACCCATCAAAAAAGGAGAGGTATTTACTAAAGAAAATATTTGGGTAAAGCGACCTGGGACTGGTGAAATCCTAGCAGCAGAGTATGATGACATTTTAGGGAAAAAGGCGCTGAGTGATATTGGGCTGGATGAGCAATTGACCTATAAAGACATCGGGTAGATGAAAAAAATTGCATTTCTTACCGGTACACGAGCAGATTTTGGAAAGCTGAAATCACTGATTACGGCAGTGGATCAAAGTCCGCTTTTGGAGTATTCCATATTTGCGACGGGAATGCATTTGATGGACCTTTATGGTCGTACGGTCATAGAGATTGAAAAAGCAGGTTTTAAAAATATTTATAAAGCCTCCAATTCTACTGCAGAGACCACCATGGATCTAACGCTGGCAAGAACCATTGAAGAGTTTTCCAAATTTATAAAGGAAACCAAGCCAGACTTGATCGTAGTTCACGGCGATCGGGTGGAAACCCTTGCGGGAGCCATTTCAGGATCCCTCAACAATATATTGGTGGCCCATGTGGAAGGTGGTGAGATTTCTGGTACTGTTGACGAGCTATTGCGGCATGCGGTGAGCAAAATGAGTCACATCCACTTTGTTTCCAACGATACCGCTGCCCGCAGGTTGCGCCAAATGGGGGAGCTGGATGAATCGATTATTACCACAGGTTCTCCAGATCTGGATATCCTATTTTCAGCTCAGCTGCCCGACCTAAAAACCGCGATGGATTATTATGGGATTCCGTTTGAGGAGTATGCCATTGCCCTATACCATCCAGTGACCACAAATGCCCAGAACAAAAAGGATGCCCGCAGTTTTGTGGATGCTCTTCTACGAGACGATTCCAATTACGTGGTGATCTATCCAAACAACGATTTGGGTTCCAATGATATTTTAGAAGAGTATGCCCGCTTTCGCGAAAGCGGAAAACGATTCAAACTATTTCCTTCCCTGAAATTTGAGTATTTCATCACATTATTGAAACACGCACGCTTTCTCATAGGGAATAGCAGCGCTGGGATTCATGAATCACCTTATTTAGGGGTGCCTACCGTCAATATAGGTCGAAGACAGGAAAACCGTGATCTAGATAATGATACCATTATTCATACGTTAAGCGATCCTAATGCTATTTTGGAAGGTGTTTCCAAAGCCAAAAAACAAAAACTAAAACCACGTAAAATACATCAACAGGTTACTGCAGCTCACCATTTTATAAAAGTGTTGGAACAGCCAACTATCTGGGGAATAGATCATCAAAAACAGTTTAGGGACTTGAGCGTTTAAATGAGCAATAGTTCCAAACATAGCACTTTAGGTTTAGTTATTACAGATGGCGTAGGCTACCGTAATTTCCTTTTGAGTGATTTTCCCAAGGCGGTAGCTTCATCTTTCGAAAAAGTGGTGCTGTTTTCAGGATTACCTGCTAGTGCTTTTGAACAGTTGGATGTTACACGATTTACGATTGTGGAATTACCCATATATAGAGAGACGAAACGACAATGGTTTTGGCGAAAGCTGCGGGAGATCGCCCATTTGAGAATGTTTCCCAACAATGATGGAATAAGGGATAATCTGTCTATGAATTACCGCACTGGCTGGCGTCCCAACGATATTTTAGTTAAGATCATCTATGCATGGACGTGGATCAATCCGTCAGAGAAAGCCGTGCAACAATTTGAAAAGTACCGCAACAATTGTTTGAATGATAGCCCTGAACAAACGATTGTCGACAATCTATTGGACAATTACCCAGTGGATCTTCTGTTTTTCACACACCAGCGGCCACCATTTATTGCGCTTCTTACCATAGCAGCAGAAAAACGCAAAATACCTACAGCTACCTTTATTTTCTCTTGGGATAACCTTGCTTCCAAGGGTAGAATGGCTTCCACTTTTGATCATTACCTCACGTGGAGTGAATTGATGAAGAATGATCTCCTCTATTTTTACAAAAACGTTAGTGAATCTCAGGTTCACGTGGTGGGAACACCACAATTTGAGCCTTACGTGTTGGAAGAATTTCACCGGGATAGAAATTGGTTGTTGAATAAATTCGATCTTGATCCTGACAAAAAAACGATCTGCTACAGTTGCGCGGATAAATCTATAGGCCCTAACGATCCCATAGTGATTGCATCCATAGCCCAAGCAATAGATAACAAGGAAATAGAAGGCGCCCAGCTATTGGTACGTACCTCACCAGCCGAAGATCCCGACAGGTTCAAGGAAGTAAAAGATAATTATCCAGAAATCAAATGGAACTACCCTCGATGGAAACTCACTAGGGAGAACCATCCTGAACCTTGGAGTCAGCGCATTCCCGATAGGGAGGACATAGCAGAGTTGAGATCAGTTTTAGAATATTCCGACATTAATGTCAATATGTGCTCTACCATGAGTCTGGACTTCATGATCTTTGATAAACCCGTAATCAATACGGTTTTTGGGAATCCAGAGAATGGTTTATACAATGACCAGCGGTTTTTAAAATATCAACATTATAAAACAGTGATAGAAAGCGGTGCCGTGAGTATAGCAAAAAATAAACAAGAATTAATCGACCAAATCAATTTTTCGCTTGAAAATCCTACCGCAAGACTTAAACAACAAAGAGAATTGGTTAAGTTGCAAATAAGTAAACCATTAGAAGGAACCTCAAAAAGGATCAGTACTGAACTAGCAAAATTAATCTCCCGTTGAAAATAAAAGTCCTGATCGTATTTGGTACTAGACCTGAAGCCATAAAAATGGTGCCAGTGATTAAGTCTTTTAGAGCAGATGACGCCTTTGAAACCATTGTTTGCAATACCGCACAGCACCGCGAGATGACTGATCAAGTGCTGGAATTTTTCTCCCTCAAAGGAGATTACGATCTGGACATCATGCAAAAAGAGCAATCTCTTAATGGTCTAATGGGCAGGTTAATTACAAAACTGGACAATGTCTTAGAAGAGGTTATCCCTGATATAGTTCTTGTGCATGGTGACACCAGTACTTGTCTGGCAGCAACCCTGGCGAGCTTCCATAAACAGATTCCTGTAGGTCACGTGGAGGCTGGTTTGCGTACGTATGATTTTACCCAGCCATTTCCTGAGGAAATGAATCGCCAAGTCTGTGATA of the Nonlabens marinus S1-08 genome contains:
- a CDS encoding glycosyltransferase family A protein, encoding MNKRFFNRIIIPVYIPDEPDQYHEESDKIFEICLNSLRKTINLEKTAITVINNGRSSRVKSIVFNNHDIIDKYVEYTFNKGKVYPILNEARSCYEPYITICDADVAFFEGWENAVFDIFKKFKKAGVVAPLPCQGLALNNNSTLFFDNYFLGKVKYGKIVSKLDSELYIKGLGNSAVYERNNRDFDWIQKQYFLEKDIVAIVGSGHFVATYKSSIFKGDYSFPKKVFENGYEDEFIDKLADINGFYRLSTRKSYAFHMGNKVDDYINTIKQSLDSSIEINEFEIEFSTFQNTRNKTYFLRNFVFKGIRKFFNL
- a CDS encoding FkbM family methyltransferase, encoding MKEVIYRRYDITFSRTGDDIQLLKLVNFAQPGTYVDVGCWHPIKASNTYRFYARGWKGICIDANPLIKTTFNKYRPNDNFVNCLIGSESSVDMEYFLLEEEFSSMNTLDYQFLLDHGIQDKIKTILKLPVLSLKSVLDQHLTTSDKLAFFDVDVEGYDLEVLKSNDWLKYRPKVVMVESNLNIEEDLKSEVYSFMKSVGYRYIAKSVVNRSLENTFFIDDN
- a CDS encoding glycosyltransferase family protein; this encodes MSNSSKHSTLGLVITDGVGYRNFLLSDFPKAVASSFEKVVLFSGLPASAFEQLDVTRFTIVELPIYRETKRQWFWRKLREIAHLRMFPNNDGIRDNLSMNYRTGWRPNDILVKIIYAWTWINPSEKAVQQFEKYRNNCLNDSPEQTIVDNLLDNYPVDLLFFTHQRPPFIALLTIAAEKRKIPTATFIFSWDNLASKGRMASTFDHYLTWSELMKNDLLYFYKNVSESQVHVVGTPQFEPYVLEEFHRDRNWLLNKFDLDPDKKTICYSCADKSIGPNDPIVIASIAQAIDNKEIEGAQLLVRTSPAEDPDRFKEVKDNYPEIKWNYPRWKLTRENHPEPWSQRIPDREDIAELRSVLEYSDINVNMCSTMSLDFMIFDKPVINTVFGNPENGLYNDQRFLKYQHYKTVIESGAVSIAKNKQELIDQINFSLENPTARLKQQRELVKLQISKPLEGTSKRISTELAKLISR
- the neuC gene encoding UDP-N-acetylglucosamine 2-epimerase, encoding MKKIAFLTGTRADFGKLKSLITAVDQSPLLEYSIFATGMHLMDLYGRTVIEIEKAGFKNIYKASNSTAETTMDLTLARTIEEFSKFIKETKPDLIVVHGDRVETLAGAISGSLNNILVAHVEGGEISGTVDELLRHAVSKMSHIHFVSNDTAARRLRQMGELDESIITTGSPDLDILFSAQLPDLKTAMDYYGIPFEEYAIALYHPVTTNAQNKKDARSFVDALLRDDSNYVVIYPNNDLGSNDILEEYARFRESGKRFKLFPSLKFEYFITLLKHARFLIGNSSAGIHESPYLGVPTVNIGRRQENRDLDNDTIIHTLSDPNAILEGVSKAKKQKLKPRKIHQQVTAAHHFIKVLEQPTIWGIDHQKQFRDLSV
- a CDS encoding acylneuraminate cytidylyltransferase family protein, with the translated sequence MKTLTIIPARGGSKRLPGKNLMELGSQTLLEHSIAFAKANSSYMDAIVVSTDDEAIAKVAESHGVAVVMRPAVLASDTSTTVEALKHVLEQPDYPEVETLILLQPTNPLRPSSLLEDAMETWNSHPLDTLFTCSRMTHKFGSIKNNQFHPENYRYGQRSQDLKPLFYENGLLYICSAKSIKKGIMIDENHYAMVVDHEYASIDIDNQADLDYARYIWQRDNS
- a CDS encoding N-acetylneuraminate synthase family protein, producing the protein MSQNPIFQIAQRKVGTNYAPLVIAEIGINHNGSLKIAKEMVDAAARAGVEVVKHQTHIVEDEMSGAAKKVIPGNADISIYEIMEACSLNEEDEIALKDYVEEKGMLFISTPFSRAAADRLECMNVVAYKIGSGECNNYPLLEHIASFGKPVILSTGMNTIESVSKAVAIFDKHQVPVAVLHTTNLYPTPPHLVRLGAMQELHQAFPDKVFGLSDHTLGNIACLGAVAHGASILERHFTDHMQRTGPDIVCSMDEQACADLIQQSALMAQMRGGHKGPAAEEQVTIDFAFATVCTIAPIKKGEVFTKENIWVKRPGTGEILAAEYDDILGKKALSDIGLDEQLTYKDIG
- a CDS encoding glycosyltransferase family protein, which produces MFKRILILAETIDSNSSSAGKANHAMIQSLHAAGFKIKIYHFSHDQIYIDQIEVTLIKEIKSDLNYWLSRSQRVLQRLSKRNFSKQLENLFGFSFTFKNDAFSMARALEKESITDFDLLLTLSKGASYRTHAALLKLPQWHNKWLAYIHDPYPFHWYPNPYNWIEAGYKFKEAFFVQVIKKAQYLGYPSQNLATWMSAFNDQFAHKAVILPHQADATDFDINNLPEFFNVQDFNVLHAGNLMTTRDPQPLILAWKEFILENPNAKKNARLTIVGHSQHFRTQLELAAAQDESIIIQPFYMDYKVVRAMESFASVNIILEAVAKESPFLPGKFPGLVIANAPILHLGPSNSETRRLLGKNYLYAAEADDVQYIKELLNNLFNKWQACDKVLLLDRADLDEYVSPIFLKQQIQKLN
- a CDS encoding glycosyltransferase family 2 protein — its product is MKKISLLIATKNRKESLAYTLEKCSFLVQDPEVECIICDDGSSDGTSQFLQQHYPHITILRHETSNGIHSCRNSMFEKVSTPFAITVDDDIHFLKKIKIEEILEFFQDHQDAAVMAFRIFWGIEAPHIIEHQDVIERVRSFGAGAHAMRMSDWKKIRMLPEWFEFYGEEDLMALELFKQERYIYYYPDIGVHHRVDLKTRKLDRQDYYTRLRKGIRSGWYLYAMYYPVRKGLLKIAYSLYSKLKNFVFHGDLKMAQTLFYVIKDFTLHIFSYKNESRLTSKELKLYEKLPEAKIYWLPKDQNS